The nucleotide window CCAGCTGCTATCCAGCTACAACCAGACCACCAGCAGCTATCCAGATACTGGAAATCTGGACAAGGCCTGCTCACCAGCAGCAGCTGAGTGACTAGGTAGAAACCAGTGGAGGCATTTATTTAATTCCCCAACATTTCTTTCAACACCATGGAAGTAGGGCTTCAAGTAAAATCTCCTTGTGTAAGCTGTCGGCAATATCAATAACTGACTAGATTTTGTCCCTTCCTCCCACATTCTGGAAAAGACAACtgctttttacaaacaaaacagctTCCTTTTCATGACCTGCTACCCCTCCAGTCTACCACATCAAGGCCATTATCACAGACAAGACTTTTATGAGGGGATGTGGTAGGAGACAACCAAATAATTACTGCCTTCGCCCACTAAAGGGAGCACTAAAGCCAGAGGAAGCAGGCTCGCCAACCAATAACAGACTGTACCACCCTCTTTTGACATGGCACTTTCTAATGTCCGATCTTTATCTAACAAGAATTTTATTGTAAACAATTTTATCCTAGATTATATCATTGATGCTCTCTTTTTAACTCTAACATGGCTGAGCACGGGAGCATTTACTGTTCTCACAGAGTCCTCCCGACCTTATTTTAGATTAGTTTTTTCAACCAGGGAGGGCAAAAAGCGTGGTGGTACTGCATCTATGATGTCTAACTCCTTGGctgtaaagaaaatgtcattagaTCATTACCCCAGCTTTGAACACCAtacctttgtttttaacaaccCGCCAATTTTATGCATCACAGTATACAgaacacaaaaatcaaacactGGTTGTATTGAGGACTTTTCTGACTTCTTAGCATCTATCCACATTTCCTTcagcattattttaataaaggaTGATTTTAACCTGCACGTAGACAGGGAGTTGGACTATTACGCCACTCAGGTTATGGACTTGCTCACTTCTCTGGATTTTATGCAACATGTCATGCAGCTGACTCACAAAAGGGGGCACACTTTTGACCTTGTCATCAGTTATGGTTTACCCACTAGTGTGTCCACTTTTGTGGATCTGGCTGTATCTGATCATTACTGTGTGCTTTTCAATAGCACtggttttataaaacaaaagacCTCTGTGGGAACGGTGAAGAAATGCTTCTTAACTCTTGAAGTGGTcgaaaaatgtatttcatctGTTCACTCCGACCCTCCACTTGTCTTACCAGCTCCCTGCGATCtaattttagaaagttttaacaaaaaattaagATCCAGTCTCAACTCAGTTGCtccacttaaaacaaaaaagatcattACTAAATCCACACACACTTGGAGAACAGCTGAaattaaactctttaaaaaaacatttagagccACTGAAAGACATTGGAGGAAATAcaaacttgaaataaactatCGGGCATTCCAAAATCTACTAAAACTATACAACCAAACATTAAAGCAGGCCAGAAATTCATACTTCGCAAACATCatctccaaaaataaaaataaaccaagagTCCTCTTCAGCACAATTGAATCCTCAGTCAAAtcatacaataataaaaattcaaTACCAGCTTCCGCTTCATTGTATGAGGACTTTGCAGACCACTTCTGGAGTAAAATTTATTCTGTACGATCAAGCGTCTTAAATTACcagaaaagcctttttattgAAAACGATGGCTTGATCTTACCTGAGGAAGCACTGGACAGTTTTGACCTGGTTGAAGCTACAACACTTTGTCGAGTTTTCTCCCAAGTTAATCCAACATGTTTTTTAGATCCAATTCCTACATCaagtttaaaatcattttacgGATCTTTTGAGAGCGAGATTTTAAATATCATGAACTGCTCTCTTCAAACAGGTGTTTTTCCTACTGCCTTTAAAACTGCAGTTGTGAAACCCTTATTAAAGACAACTATTTTAGATCCTATGTCTCTTAATAACTACAGACCAGTGTCCAACTTACCATTTTTAAGCAAGGTTTTGgaaatacttgtttttattcagctgAATGAGTTTCTCTCACAAAACAGCATCTTTGAGATAAACAAGTCAGGTTTTAGAACAAACCACAGCACTGAGACGGCCCTGTTAAAAATCGTTAATGATATCAGATGTGCCTTGAATTTAGGTCAGATTTCAGTATTTGTTCTTCTAGATCTAAGTGTTGCTTTTGATACAGTTGATAACCTGATCCTGTTAAACAGACTTAAATGCTTTGGCCTTTTAGGGACTGTTCTTAGGTGGTTTAAATTCTATCTCATAGAGAGAAACTTTATAGTGAGCATGGACACTTACTACTCTGGGGTCCACAAACTTAAAAGCGTTGTGCCTCAAGGTTCCATCCTTGCCCCCTTGctttttaacatctacatgcttcCTCTGGGGAATGTAATCAGGTGGCACAATATTAGGTTTCACAcctatgctgatgacacccagctgTACATAtccatgtctcctgatgacacaaGGCCAATAGAACcactttttaattgtattttagatgTGAAATCATAGATGGCAAATAATTTTCTGCAGCTCAACcaggaaaacactgaaattttAGTTATCGGTCCTGAAGccaagagagagagagagagagagagagagagagagagagagagtgtgTGTTTGGGGATTACTTTTGACTTTAAGCTTACTTTTATCCCACGTTTCAAACAGGTGATTAATTCTCTTAGAAATTTGGCTAGAGTCCGCCTGATTCTCTTTCCCACTGACATGGAGAtactgatgcatgcttttattatcAGTAGAATTGATTATTGAAATGTGCTTCAAACTGGTCTTCCAATAGTTTCAAGAACCTTCAGCTTCAACAGAATTCTCCTGCAAGAGTCCACACAAACACCAGGCGACAGGCCCACACCACCCCGATTTTAGAAGCCCTGCATTGGCTCCCCATAAGCTTCAGGGTtgattttaagatacttttaatGGTTCTCAAATGTCTTAATGGTTTTGCGCCTTCTTATTTGTCTGATCTTTTAGTAAgatatgaaccctcgcggaccctgagatCCTCCTATGCAGCTTTCCCTGGAGGAAGAggctccaactatatttttcacACAGCAAACTTCCTTTGTTCTGCTTGTACTCAGTCTGTTCTCTATCATTAAAAGGAGTGGGAGGTATGAAAGGGATTGGGGCTGCATGTGGATCTGGGTGAGGGGGacattatatgtttttattgtattttacatgtattattgttgtatttgttttttcagattgttttatttaaatgtaaagcactttgtatTATATCCTACATGagaagtgctatataaataaagttgattgattgattaattaattaaacagGATACTCATTGCCTACAAGATGGTATTTTTTGCTCTAGAAACAGAACTAGGGCCTCATGATACACTTCCTATCAAATCCAGTGGTAAAAAGTCCACATTgatctaaaaaagaaagtggCAAAAGACTGGTACTtgcaatttaaagctaaatGATATTGAGTCCTTTCCAGGATCTGACTATAATCAACTTGGTGCGAAACCAAAGCAACATGGAAAGGCTAAACAATTTGTAATTGCTCCCAGAATAAAATTGACTAGCAAATATCTCCCAttgtcagagttaaaggagAAGGAGCTTCACAAATGGAAAGAATATTTTAAGAATCAAATGCTAGACATAAACAATGTAATCAATATTCATACTTCCCATGACCTCCTTAGAGACAAACTCTTTTTGTGTAATGAAACTGTGAAAAAAGCAAGAAGACAATTGTATTCAGACATTATTTCTTCTGCTTCTGGTGATTAGCACaccttttttaagatttttagctCACTTTTGGACTCTGATTTAAGTGGGAATCTCGTTGATAGTTCTGTGTcaatttgtatttgtatttttcatggACAAAGTCACTAGTATCAGGTCTTCCCTTTCACACAGCTCTACTTACTCTCCACCAACTCTGCCAACACCAGCAGGTAACTTTCATTCGATTTCCTTGGTGTCTCTGGCTGAGCTACAAAGGGTAATATCAAGTCTTAAACCAGCTGGTTCTTCTCTTGATGTTCTgcctgcttgttttttttttttttaagaaagtatcTGCAGTGATAGCCCCATTTGTTTTAACCATTATAAACTCTAGTCTTGTGTCCAGTCAGGTTccacttaattttaaaaaagaggtaGTGCAGCCGCTGTTGAAAAAACAAGGGCTGGATACTACACTGTTTTCAAACTAAAGGCCCATTTCTAACCTTCACTTTTGTGTATAAACAACTGGTTACATTCTTAAATAATCATGACATCACTGAACCTTTCCAGTCAGGTTTCAGACCTAAACAGAGCACAGAAACTgctcttttaaatatttttaatgacattttataaGCAACCGATGTAGGTAATCTTGTGGTTTTTTTATAATTGGATTTATCAGCAGCATTCAATACAGTGGATCACGAGATCCTGATTGATCGGCTGGAACATTGGGTGGAGATCTCTGGGGCATCTATGCAGTGGATGAAATCCTATATGACAAACAGGTCATTCTGTGTTAGCATGGGTCCTCACTCCTCCAAGTGTCATCCCCTGAGGTGGGGAGTCCTTCAGGGATCCGTTCTGGgcccactgttttttttctgtttacatgctcttaCTAGGGAAGCTGCTTCAGAAACATAAGGTGGATTTCCACCTGTATGCTGACGACTGCCAAATTTACTTCCCCATACACAAAGGTCCCAACCCCTCAGTTACGGCACTAACTGAATGCCTTAATGAAGTTCAGCTGTGGATGTCAGCTAATTTTCTTGGATTCAATGAGACCAAAACAGAGGTTGTTGTGTTTTCCCCTGGTGGGCGTCAGGATCATGGTCTGGACCTCCTCTCTCTCGCTCCCTTTGAGAAGTCTGTGCTCACTAACTTGGGAGTGAAACTTGATGCTGCATCTGAACTGGACCTTCAGATAAATGCAGTAACCAGGTCCTGCTTATTTCAGTTACAACTTTGGCCAGAATTAAGTCATTCATATCCAAGTCAAACCTTGAAATTGTGAcccacacttttgtgttgtccaGGCTGAATTACTGCAATTCCTTATACGCCAGGTTACCCAAGGTCTCAATAGCCAGACTACAACTGGTGCAAAATGCAATACACCAGATTTATTTGTGGTCCAGAAGTCTGATCACATAACCCCTGTTCTGATCTCTTTGACCTGGCTACCAGTGCAATGTCTGATTTGTATGAAAATGCTTGTCTTTGCTTTTAAATCACTGGCAGGTACAGCACCGTTTTACTTTTCtgatctgattttaaaatattctcccTCTAAGTCTTTGCGTTCTGCGGACCAGTGTTTGTTGCTGGCTCCGAGAACTAAATGTAAGTTCCGGGGAGATTGTGCCTTTGCTGTGCTGGCTCCTAAACTGTGGAACCAGTTGCCACTGACTATTAGAGAAGTCAAacttttggagagttttaaagCTTAACTGTACCTCCACTATTGCGCAATAGTGTCTACCTAGCTGCTTTTTATCATGTTaatctttaatttcttttaaaaaggattttacatatttattttttaaattgtttttatgattgtAATGTATTGAGttttcttgtgtacagcactttgggcctccttggctggtggtgaaaggtgctttataaatgaataaaatgtcaagcagaaaacagagaaaaaaactgcatggTGTGCTCCTGTTTGGAAATGTAGATATATCTGAAATAAGTACGAACAGAATAGTCACCAGTAGTTATCCAAGTGCCACTGTCTACGATATCACACAGATTCCTCTACAGGAACTGGCTAAGCACAAAGAGGCTAAATTGTTGACCTGTGGCTGCAGTAGATATAAAAAAGAGAGAGTCTGAAAACTTGAAATCATCATTATGACAGCCCGCATGGAAAGGACATCAGTGCCGTCACAGATTGCATCAAAGTATACATAAACTTCTGTTTTGACAACACTATTCCCTCCGGGACAATTCAGTGCTTTTCAAATAACTAACCTTGGATCCCCTCTGGTTCAAAAGCTTTCCTAAAGGAGAGAAAGGGAGCTTTCAGACCTGGAAGCAGGTAATTTTATAATGAGTTCAATTGCGGTGTGTTGCTTTGTCTTTATCAACTATTATTAGCCGGTCATGTCACAATTAAgttgattaaagtttttttttttttttttttttaactctagtAAAGTTGAAGCTTGTGTTAGCATGTTATTGCTGTgatgtattcatttttctttcttcattttggAAATTGCAAAAAGATGGTGTTGCAAACTCTGCTCGACTCTTCTATCAAGTAGGTCCAGAATATTGGGATAACAGTTTATCTTGTTGTATCCTTTGTAACTGgccaaatttaattttttgaaaagtttttttcccttttttaggtgttttaggTTCTCATCAGTGTTTATGTCTTAATGATAATTTGGGGTTGCATCCAGGTTTCAGGCTCTGAAAAGGCCCGGCCCTGAGCTGCATGGTGCCCAAGACAACCACccagaacaaaaacaatattaataacTGGATTATGTtgcaataattatttatttgttttgattacCAAACTGttacaaaaaggaaaacttcCAAAATGTTTCTAGGTCTTTCCATGGTCCCATATCCTTTGTGTGTTTCAGACTGTTCTGATCCAGCTTGAGCTggctgtctgtgtttgtgctgtGACCCAGTTTACCTATGGCCAAGAAACATTCATTCAGTTTAGCACTCAAATTTCGAGAGGAATTTGTATGTGTTGGGATTGATCCTGAACATATCAGAGAACAGGGCAAGCAGACGGAGGATACGGTAAATGGTGAATACatgtatagtgcttttctaccttccttgaaggcccaaagtgctttacagtcacagacccattcaccaaTTTATACAGTGATGGCAGCTTCTCTGCTTaccactggcaccaaccttccaccagaggcaatgtggggttcagtgtcttccctAAGGACACcttgacacatgggtgggcaagttGGGAAATAAAattgcaatcttccgatcagaggttgacAGCCCTACCACTGCTCCACAGCCTGAAATCGGGAAGACGGTTAGATATAGGGAGCAGAATATTTTCTGGTGGAAAAAATGGGTGATGGGATAATTGGTTTTAACATGGATTCTTGAGCAACAGCACAAAGGTACGCATGTCTCCAAAAAAGGATCCACATCGAAGTGAAAATAAGTTTTGATACGGACATttatgcttcaaagagaaaaaaaaaactttcacaatgttcatctggtgttttctacattgtttttaatgaatttctttggaaaatgaacccattagccatgaCCATTCTGTCTATGATCATTTTTTGGGATAAACACCCAGACTAACAGTATattcatcaatatttttttgaaaagttaacatgtttttcatgGTTGACACGCTGCCAAGGCTGGCTCTAAGTTATCGTCAtgaatgggcggcacccactgTCACATTCAATCAGAGATCATCTCCACCCGGGCCAAATATATTAACTCCACCCGGGCCAGACATCcccatggaaaaaaacaaacaaacaaaaaaaaaaaaacacccacctTACCTCATCCACCACTGAAAAGAGCCCTCACACCTGCATCTCTGTTTGATCTGATTCCACTCCAGCTCCAGAATCCAAATCAAAGACACAACCGGTATGGACTAAATGAATTTATGAACTATaagaatttgttgttttgtgttgattgCTTTGCTTGTCAGTTCTGAGTTAAATCTAAGagtattttgacatttgtttgacATGCTGAGTTTGCTGAAATGTTCAATTGAGATatcaatttctttcttttaaggttttcaaCCTATCATTTACCTATCATCAATCagccaaaataaacagaaagaaaggcAAAATGATTAAATGACTGAGTTGATTCCATATCCTTTGGAAAACAAAGCCTATCGAGTCaggcaggagctggaggagaccAAAAGACTCAACAGTTGAAAACCGTGTGACAGTGAAACCAAAGctgataaagtcagagaaatcaTCTGTCGACGCTGGACACGAGTTCACAAGAACAAATCTACAAAGATGGCTGAAAAAGCTTTtggaaaaaccttaaaacaactaaaaccaGAAAGAACCATTGCACAAAATGCTTTCACTAAACAAGCCAACTACCTGAGTGGAAGAGCCCAAAGCATGGGAGAAAATGAACTAAAAGAGGAGTTCAAAAGGCTCACAGAGGAGGCAAGAAATGTTTGTGAAGCGAATGATGACTACAGAGATGGTCTACTTGCTCAGTTGGAAGAATCTGAAGACAGGGAACTTGATAAGCGCCAAgaaaaagatttagaaaaaacaatgaGTGAATGTGATTCAAAGTTTGACAGTGTGAAAAACATAGTTCAACTAGATCTCTGGTCAAGATATGGTTTTGAGGAAATGAGTATTGCTATTCAAGAAGCTGAGAGAGCCTGTGATGATGTTGCTGCTATCTCTGTTACTTCTGTGAACAAAGCTAGATATGAAGCACGGTTGACGATTGCGCTGAAGCTCGTCCAAGATTCAATTTGAAGCCATACAGCATGGGAGCTGTGGATACCAACAGCTGAAAAGGGGGATTTTGAAACcagagtaaaaatgttgaaaactgtGATCAACACACTAGAGCCAAGAAAATCTGAGTTCATCACTGCGCAAACTGTTGCAGAAGAAAATCGTACATCCCAAGCAGCGGCTGTAGCAGCAAGTTTAGCAAATGTGCAAACAACACCAACCATTAAACTAAAGCCAACAAACTTACCAAGATTTCATGGTTGCAAAATAAGCTTTCATCGCTGGAGAAAAGACTGGGACAGTTTACAGAAACAAGGAGAACCAACTGGCTCCCCGGAAGTAAAGAGGTTCCAGTTACTGGACAGCATAGATGATAAAATCTGCCGTCAACATCGCCTCTCAATCTATAACACAGCAGAAGACATCTTCAGAGTATTGGAGAACAGATACGGCAACAAAACAACCATTGATCTGGATATAATTGAAGAACTAGAGAAGATACCAATTTTAAGAACTAACCAACCCAGAAAAGTCATTGATTTAATTCAGACTGTGGAAAAAGCTCTTGCTGATGTGGCAACTTGGGTATGGTGTGTTGCAACAACGCCACCTGGGGCTGTTCGGCCCCAGGAAATTCAATTAAAGGACACGTAAAATTCTTACTTTAAACCAAGGCAGAGGctgggtaaaatattaaaaatgtaatttattaagagctatataaaatgttaaaataacttccacataaaaacaaaacacagagggGGAGCTCACCGAGGTGGCTGGAgctgcaataaaaacaacaacactaaAACACCGGAAGTGGAGATTCACTGCAAACGTGAAAGGACACAACACGCGGGACCCACCACCAGACAGCAGTCCACCACCTCGGGGTCCCACctcctgaaacagaaacaaaaacaagaataaaaatcacaataaaatcagttaaaataaaataaaaatgaacaccgGGCGTGCCGGGCCAACCACCCAACCGCCAGTCGGACGCAAGGTGATGGTGGGGAGAGACGAAACTGTCCAGTCCCACAAGACGGCTTCCACGTTGAGGTATCCTCCGTGCAGCGGGCGTGTGTCTCTCTTCTACCGCGGCGTGGAAGGGGGCGGGCGCGCTCGAGCNNNNNNNNNNNNNNNNNNNNNNNNNNNNNNNNNNNNNNNNNNNNNNNNNNNNNNNNNNNNNNNNNNNNNNNNNNNNNNNNNNNNNNNNNNNNNNNNNNNNNNNNNNNNNNNNNNNNNNNNNNNNNNNNNNNNNNNNNNNNNNGGGGGGGGGGGGGCCGCCAACAACCTACCGGTTGCTGAGAAGGAGCGAGTCTATGCACTATTCGTACGGCTACTGGAGCACATTGCAGATACGCCGAATGACTGGCCGACTATCCGTGTCCaggaaactgcaaataaattcCATCAATGCCGACGACCTGCTTGTTTTCTGACACGCGCAACACCTGGCTCGCTTACCTGCCTGCTACTCGCGCTCACTTCCTGGTGACCTGGTATGGCAACCGAAAGaggtcataattaaaaagcGAAGCAGAAGAGCTTTTTAAAGCGTGATCACCCAATCAGTGAGCGAGTCCTCCTGATTAGTAGGCGTGTCCTACCTGCCACACTGATCTCACTGAGCTTGGAAATTCAGGAGCCCTCAAAAACCCGCTGGTGATCAAAAGCCTTGAAAGTAAACTGCCAGATACTGTGAAAAAGGACTGTCTCGTCTTCATGGTTAATCCTGCAAACGGTGTCACGCCGGACAACCACTTCGACAGTCTTCTCAAGTTCCTGAAGACTCAAGAGGACATCTTTGAGAGGTTGGAGCAACTTGGTGTATCAGAGAAGTCAGAATGGAGACCGGATAGAAAACATGCCCCCACCCGGTCAACCAGAAAGGATGGTGGATGTGTGGTTTGTGGGGATGGAAAACACAGAGAGAAACTATTCTTCTGTAAACAGTTTAAAGCACTAAACCCATCTGAGAAATCAAATGCAGTAAAGAAACTGGGAGCATGCCAAAAATGTCTAGGGTGTCACTCTGAGGATGAAGAATGCCTTACAACCAATTACCTCTGTAGAAAAAGAGACTGCAGGAAATATGGTTCTTCAAATCATCATTTCTTTCTCTGTCCAAACAGAGCAGAACAAAGTAAAACTGGTAAAAGTAGAaaagaaatcaagaaaagaT belongs to Oryzias melastigma strain HK-1 linkage group LG18, ASM292280v2, whole genome shotgun sequence and includes:
- the LOC118597893 gene encoding uncharacterized protein LOC118597893 (The sequence of the model RefSeq protein was modified relative to this genomic sequence to represent the inferred CDS: added 129 bases not found in genome assembly), with protein sequence MMSNSLAVKKMSLDHYPSFEHHTFVFNNPPILCITVYRTQKSNTGCIEDFSDFLASIHISFSIILIKDDFNLHVDRELDYYATQVMDLLTSLDFMQHVMQLTHKRGHTFDLVISYGLPTSVSTFVDLAVSDHYCVLFNSTGFIKQKTSVGTVKKCFLTLEVVEKCISSVHSDPPLVLPAPCDLILESFNKKLRSSLNSVAPLKTKKIITKSTHTWRTAEIKLFKKTFRATERHWRKYKLEINYRAFQNLLKLYNQTLKQARNSYFANIISKNKNKPRVLFSTIESSVKSYNNKNSIPASASLYEDFADHFWSKIYSVRSSVLNYQKSLFIENDGLILPEEALDSFDLVEATTLCRVFSQVNPTTCFLDPIPTSLFKSFYGSFESEILNIINCSLQTGVFPTAFKTA